Proteins encoded together in one Pseudanabaena sp. BC1403 window:
- the thrB gene encoding homoserine kinase — MTIFEVSVPATTGNLGPGFDCLGAALSLYNRFEFSFADRLTITASGEGADKVERDETNLVYQGIAKFYHHIDRKIPAIAFHTDTAIPLSRGLGSSATAIVGGIFGANLLAGSPLDRMELLDLAIAMEGHPDNVAPAMLGGCQLMASNQADGWEFCDLQWHQDIAIAVAIPDFELSTAEARKVLPKQFSMHDAVFNASHLALLTHGIQTGKASWLKAGLQDRLHQPYRQSLITGMADVQTAAIAAGAYGMVISGAGPTLLSLAPMGTIESVAQAMQQAWQAIGVTAITKCLAIAKDGTTFKTR; from the coding sequence ATGACCATTTTTGAAGTTTCCGTTCCTGCGACTACAGGCAACCTTGGCCCTGGATTTGATTGCCTTGGTGCTGCGCTATCACTTTATAACCGTTTTGAATTCTCCTTCGCCGATCGCCTCACAATCACAGCGTCGGGTGAAGGCGCAGACAAGGTAGAGCGGGACGAGACAAACCTTGTGTATCAGGGTATTGCTAAGTTTTATCATCATATTGATCGCAAAATCCCCGCGATCGCATTTCACACAGACACAGCCATCCCACTATCGCGAGGCTTGGGTAGTTCAGCAACCGCGATTGTCGGTGGCATTTTTGGCGCGAACCTGTTGGCAGGATCACCACTTGATCGCATGGAGTTATTGGACTTAGCGATCGCCATGGAAGGACATCCTGACAATGTGGCTCCCGCGATGCTCGGCGGATGTCAACTAATGGCATCAAATCAAGCAGATGGCTGGGAATTTTGCGATTTGCAATGGCATCAAGATATTGCGATCGCTGTAGCAATTCCTGACTTTGAGTTATCGACTGCCGAAGCACGCAAGGTTTTACCAAAACAATTTTCGATGCATGATGCAGTTTTCAACGCTTCCCACTTGGCATTGTTAACGCATGGGATTCAGACAGGGAAGGCTAGTTGGCTTAAAGCAGGACTACAGGATCGCTTACATCAGCCCTATCGCCAAAGTCTGATTACAGGTATGGCGGATGTACAGACAGCAGCGATCGCAGCAGGAGCCTATGGCATGGTGATCAGTGGCGCTGGTCCAACACTACTTTCTTTAGCCCCAATGGGTACAATAGAATCAGTCGCCCAAGCAATGCAACAAGCATGGCAAGCAATTGGTGTAACGGCTATTACTAAATGTCTAGCGATCGCAAAAGATGGTACAACATTCAAAACTCGTTAG
- a CDS encoding AAA family ATPase, which produces MKLKRVSVKGLNNKVDCDFEFHDDINIVTGINGCGKTTFLKMLWYAISGNIEYLLSEISFESFNLETSYFQLSLSSKDTVVEWKYNGNEIKKNGLINLDKYSSAQEIASLQSLIIESNTSSLFFPTFRRIEGGYSIVNTETVRRITTPAKNIYPYQLPSPIPTPLSPIPFPMIGPTGALQSERSRDYINISIKDEFNNLSNRISIGAHRFICSISTHDLGLLLKSRYIEISEKTNGEFLKFSASLSSQVENIASDMASGKIDALDILTRLEQENNAVNNKRNELLRPFEVLSELVTNVMHYKCIKLDDFTLGESGNAIDSRLLSYGEQQMLSFLCYNAFYEDSIIFIDEPEMSLHVDWQRRLFPNLMKQQSSNQFIVATHSPCIYSKYPDKEIILSEEKGK; this is translated from the coding sequence ATGAAACTTAAAAGAGTCTCTGTCAAAGGTCTAAATAATAAAGTTGATTGTGATTTTGAATTTCACGACGATATAAATATTGTCACAGGCATCAATGGTTGTGGAAAAACAACATTCTTAAAAATGCTCTGGTATGCCATTTCAGGAAATATCGAGTATCTTTTATCTGAAATAAGTTTTGAATCATTTAACTTAGAAACAAGCTATTTTCAACTATCTCTAAGCAGCAAAGATACTGTTGTTGAGTGGAAATATAATGGCAATGAGATTAAAAAAAATGGTCTTATCAATTTAGATAAATATAGTTCAGCACAAGAAATTGCATCATTGCAATCACTAATAATAGAAAGTAATACATCATCTCTTTTCTTTCCCACTTTTAGGAGGATTGAAGGAGGATATTCAATCGTAAATACTGAAACTGTACGACGTATTACAACTCCAGCAAAGAACATTTATCCTTATCAGTTGCCAAGTCCGATCCCTACCCCCCTGTCACCAATACCATTCCCTATGATAGGACCAACTGGGGCGTTGCAATCTGAAAGAAGTAGAGATTACATAAATATAAGTATAAAAGATGAATTTAACAATCTGTCAAATCGTATAAGTATTGGAGCGCATAGGTTTATTTGTTCTATTTCAACTCACGATCTTGGCTTATTGCTAAAATCACGTTATATCGAGATTTCCGAAAAAACAAATGGAGAGTTTCTTAAGTTTAGTGCCTCATTGAGTAGTCAAGTTGAAAATATAGCGTCAGATATGGCAAGTGGTAAAATCGATGCTTTGGATATCCTCACTAGACTAGAGCAAGAAAATAATGCTGTTAATAATAAACGGAATGAACTACTCAGACCTTTTGAGGTTTTATCTGAATTAGTTACTAATGTTATGCACTATAAATGTATCAAGCTCGATGATTTTACCCTTGGAGAGTCAGGTAATGCGATAGATTCTAGATTGCTTTCGTATGGTGAACAGCAAATGCTGAGTTTTCTTTGCTATAACGCATTTTATGAAGACTCAATAATATTTATTGATGAGCCTGAGATGAGTCTACACGTAGATTGGCAACGTAGGCTATTTCCGAATTTGATGAAACAACAGTCTAGCAACCAGTTTATTGTTGCTACACATTCTCCTTGCATTTATTCTAAGTATCCAGACAAAGAGATTATCCTTTCAGAGGAGAAAGGTAAATGA
- a CDS encoding Gfo/Idh/MocA family protein has protein sequence MTSYETLHQPLRVGIVGSGFVAKLRTEIFSQDPRIIVTAIAGNLEKSQAIANEFAIANVHQYWSELVMRPDIDLVVVCNVNRDHAAVVGQALRSGKHVIVEYPLSFSLSEAEELVKLAQQQNLMLHVEHIELLGGVHQLVMEHLAKIGTPFYARYSTKSPQRPVPDKWTYKPDLFGFPLTAAVSRLNRIIVLFGKVKSVSCQLRYSGDNLPRHFTSCVCNAQLQFENGVIADIGYSKGENFWQPERIMELQGSDGALIFSGDKGKLITADGTLELDAGTTRGLFKKDTENVLLHLFSGTPLYTSHESILHSLAVANAAEKSAIANQIITL, from the coding sequence ATGACCAGTTACGAGACTCTTCATCAACCTTTGCGAGTTGGCATCGTTGGCTCTGGCTTTGTTGCCAAGTTACGCACCGAAATCTTCAGTCAAGATCCACGCATTATCGTGACAGCGATCGCAGGCAATCTCGAAAAATCACAAGCGATCGCCAATGAATTCGCGATCGCAAATGTGCATCAATACTGGTCAGAACTAGTCATGCGTCCCGATATTGACTTAGTTGTGGTTTGTAATGTTAATCGTGATCACGCGGCAGTAGTTGGACAAGCTTTGCGATCGGGCAAGCATGTGATTGTAGAGTATCCCCTTTCATTTAGCCTTTCTGAAGCAGAGGAATTGGTAAAACTTGCTCAGCAACAGAACTTAATGCTGCATGTCGAACATATTGAACTTTTGGGCGGTGTGCATCAATTGGTGATGGAACATTTAGCTAAAATTGGCACTCCTTTCTATGCAAGATATTCCACTAAAAGTCCACAACGTCCTGTCCCAGACAAATGGACTTACAAACCAGATTTGTTTGGATTCCCCCTGACAGCAGCAGTCTCTCGACTCAATCGGATTATCGTTCTCTTTGGAAAAGTAAAGTCTGTCTCTTGTCAGTTACGCTATAGTGGCGACAATTTGCCGCGTCATTTTACTTCCTGTGTTTGTAATGCTCAACTTCAGTTTGAGAATGGAGTTATTGCTGATATCGGCTACAGTAAAGGCGAAAACTTTTGGCAGCCAGAGCGAATTATGGAGTTGCAGGGTAGTGACGGAGCGCTAATTTTTTCTGGAGATAAGGGAAAATTAATTACGGCGGATGGAACATTGGAACTTGACGCAGGGACGACAAGAGGCTTGTTTAAGAAAGACACCGAAAACGTTCTTTTGCATCTGTTTTCAGGTACGCCGCTTTATACCAGCCATGAGAGTATCTTGCATTCTCTTGCAGTTGCCAATGCTGCGGAAAAGTCAGCGATCGCAAATCAAATCATTACCCTATAA
- the cpdA gene encoding 3',5'-cyclic-AMP phosphodiesterase: protein MKNVMNYGSFVSIAQLTDIHLFEDIEGSLVGIQTENSFQEVLTDIKRTLPKIDFLLLTGDLTQDGSVASYARLRRTLDKYGIHSYCLAGNHDDLPLMQIHLPSEYVHLSRSLNVGQWRILLLSSVVVDAVHGHLADSELAWLEDTLSAYPDRPTLIAFHHPAVPLGSKWIDGICLENQDQFWEICDRHPQIEVVLNGHAHQDFDQIYETPHNSVRCLVTPSTCIQFQPKNNKFQIDSQPPGFRHLRLYPNGVMETEVHRLKVGSFHPDLAAIGY, encoded by the coding sequence ATGAAAAATGTGATGAATTACGGTAGTTTTGTTTCTATTGCACAGTTAACCGATATTCATTTATTTGAAGATATCGAAGGTTCTTTGGTGGGTATTCAGACTGAAAATTCTTTTCAAGAAGTTTTAACTGATATTAAAAGGACTTTACCAAAGATCGATTTCTTGCTTTTGACGGGGGACTTAACTCAAGATGGAAGTGTAGCATCCTATGCTCGCTTGCGTCGAACTCTTGATAAGTATGGTATTCATAGCTATTGTTTAGCAGGTAATCATGATGATTTGCCCTTAATGCAAATTCATTTACCTAGCGAATATGTACATCTAAGCCGATCTCTAAATGTTGGTCAATGGAGAATTTTGTTGCTTAGCTCCGTTGTCGTTGACGCAGTTCACGGACATTTAGCAGATTCAGAATTAGCATGGCTAGAAGATACTCTGAGTGCTTATCCCGATCGCCCAACCTTAATTGCCTTTCATCATCCTGCCGTGCCATTAGGCTCGAAATGGATCGATGGGATTTGCTTGGAAAATCAGGATCAGTTTTGGGAAATTTGCGATCGCCATCCACAAATAGAAGTCGTCTTGAATGGACATGCTCATCAAGATTTTGATCAAATTTATGAAACACCTCATAATTCTGTTCGCTGTCTGGTGACACCTTCAACCTGTATTCAGTTTCAGCCCAAAAACAACAAGTTCCAAATTGATAGTCAGCCTCCTGGATTCCGTCATTTACGACTTTATCCTAATGGAGTAATGGAAACAGAAGTTCATCGCCTCAAAGTTGGCAGCTTCCATCCTGATCTCGCTGCGATCGGTTATTAA
- a CDS encoding universal stress protein yields MFQQVLLAVDGSGRSREMMNMLLALPSMQTLQINVLHVIPNSTNSEAVTEYRIAGEKIVEREVKSLRLTSGNTTVSMLKEGEPKDVVCKVAEDLKPDLMIMGSRGMGRLQAILANSVSQYVFQLSDAPMLLIKDDVYIKTIRSVMVSVDGSASSNNCLDLAIKIVSGAKDVEIFLVRVVKRKEDANANTDPVLVEASAKLKRMNIPSRSFISSGDIGKEVCKLADESNTSLLMIGSPDRRPSIARSLPDLDRLLGSSVSDYVRVNATVPVLLTRTIE; encoded by the coding sequence ATGTTTCAACAAGTTTTATTAGCTGTTGATGGTTCTGGGCGATCGCGCGAAATGATGAATATGCTGCTAGCCCTGCCTAGTATGCAAACTTTACAAATTAACGTACTGCATGTAATCCCCAACTCAACTAACTCGGAAGCGGTTACGGAATATCGCATCGCGGGTGAAAAGATTGTCGAAAGAGAAGTAAAAAGTTTGCGTTTGACATCAGGTAATACCACTGTATCGATGCTCAAAGAAGGCGAACCCAAAGATGTTGTGTGCAAAGTAGCCGAAGATCTGAAGCCCGACTTAATGATCATGGGATCTCGCGGTATGGGAAGATTACAAGCAATTTTGGCAAACTCAGTCAGTCAATACGTTTTTCAATTGTCTGACGCACCAATGTTGCTAATCAAAGACGATGTATACATCAAAACCATCCGCAGCGTCATGGTTTCCGTCGATGGCTCTGCTTCATCCAACAACTGCCTTGATCTTGCCATTAAAATCGTAAGCGGTGCTAAGGATGTAGAAATCTTCTTGGTAAGGGTGGTTAAGCGCAAGGAAGATGCCAATGCCAACACTGATCCTGTGTTAGTTGAAGCTAGCGCTAAACTCAAACGGATGAATATTCCTTCACGCTCCTTTATCAGTTCTGGGGACATTGGCAAAGAAGTCTGCAAGCTTGCTGATGAGTCTAATACTAGCCTTTTGATGATTGGATCACCCGATCGCCGCCCTTCGATCGCCCGTAGTTTGCCCGATCTTGATCGCTTGTTAGGTTCTTCAGTATCTGACTATGTGCGCGTCAATGCCACAGTACCAGTGTTGCTAACTCGCACAATAGAGTAA
- a CDS encoding DUF4435 domain-containing protein, which yields MSYSVEEIISELSKPTALLKVLVEGKDDALVYRYIEDKLNDLISIDNKADVIVCGGRLELIEVFESREKFKNTKVVFLADKDMWFFVGVPKDYEDIVFTDGYSIENDIYIESVFNSLLDRDDIKLFEGLIKELSIWFAFEVNRYKETGDSKCDVSVDRVCPNNTFCPNFKKSINFIDPPQHLIDLICAEYTRALRGKNLFQALSRVLNKDRPSSFSYANLLKLGAKLENQKIEQLINKLSSKFQEYG from the coding sequence ATGAGCTATTCTGTAGAAGAAATAATCAGTGAGTTATCTAAACCAACAGCACTTTTAAAAGTTTTAGTCGAAGGGAAAGATGATGCTTTAGTTTATAGATATATAGAAGATAAGCTTAATGATCTAATTAGTATAGACAATAAAGCTGATGTTATTGTATGTGGTGGAAGACTAGAACTTATTGAGGTTTTTGAAAGCAGAGAAAAATTCAAAAATACCAAGGTTGTCTTTCTTGCAGATAAAGATATGTGGTTTTTTGTAGGCGTGCCAAAAGACTATGAAGACATAGTATTTACAGATGGTTATTCAATAGAAAATGACATTTATATTGAGTCAGTTTTTAACAGTCTATTGGATAGAGATGACATAAAACTTTTTGAAGGCTTAATCAAGGAGTTATCAATTTGGTTCGCATTTGAAGTTAATAGATATAAAGAAACTGGCGATTCCAAATGTGATGTTAGTGTAGATAGAGTTTGTCCAAATAATACTTTTTGTCCTAACTTCAAGAAGAGCATAAATTTTATCGATCCACCTCAACATCTTATAGATCTAATTTGTGCTGAATATACTAGGGCTTTACGTGGGAAGAACTTATTTCAAGCTCTATCAAGGGTCCTCAATAAAGATAGACCTTCCTCATTTAGCTACGCCAATCTTCTAAAACTAGGAGCAAAACTTGAAAACCAAAAAATTGAGCAGCTTATTAACAAACTATCGAGTAAGTTTCAAGAATATGGGTGA
- a CDS encoding adenylate/guanylate cyclase domain-containing protein: protein MSATNNVNQSQVNLVAAFQAAQDIARELNVDKLVEISLSVLLRISKAKSGFIILADSQEYTIAAIISERSPNLEIDQRLALTCAEPSSLPMLMVRYTLDNRLETIWNQDNPDPHFADDPYWLAHSPQAGLCIPLCEAEELLGAIYLEDSSSNQLLQVEYLQVLRSLSQQVAISLVRSRELSSITQRKDFEEALQRSNSLLKAQRETSFDGVLAVDEQGRIVSYNNQFCELWQIPDSVLQSVEYGGLLSLLQHHLQLPDGLVEALENAYDSPEKYTQREIYLADRRVIDCYSGQVHSPEGKFYGMVWYFRDVTERICILQELRAEQERSERLLLNMLPEKIAKKLKHSRASMADGFEEVSVLFADIVGFTELSSHMSPVQLVGLLNRIFSMFDSLCDHYKLEKIKTIGDAYMVVSGLPEPRADHAAAIASMALDMQKSISQVKSREGIQISMRIGINSGPVIAGVIGTKKFIYDLWGDTVNVASRMESLGSPKAIQVTEETYSRLRDQFNFEQRGLIPVKGKGEMMTYWLVGKVN from the coding sequence ATGAGCGCAACAAACAATGTCAATCAGTCACAAGTTAATCTTGTTGCAGCATTCCAAGCAGCGCAAGATATTGCACGAGAGTTAAATGTTGATAAGCTTGTTGAGATTAGTCTTTCCGTATTATTAAGGATCTCAAAAGCTAAGTCTGGTTTTATCATTTTAGCCGACAGTCAAGAATATACGATCGCTGCCATCATCTCAGAGCGATCGCCAAATTTAGAGATAGATCAAAGATTAGCCCTAACATGCGCTGAGCCTTCTAGTTTGCCAATGTTGATGGTGCGCTATACCTTAGACAATCGCCTAGAAACAATCTGGAATCAAGATAATCCTGATCCACATTTTGCCGATGATCCCTATTGGTTGGCTCATTCTCCTCAAGCAGGTTTATGTATACCGCTATGCGAGGCAGAAGAATTATTAGGAGCAATTTATTTGGAGGATAGCAGCAGCAATCAACTACTACAAGTAGAGTACCTCCAAGTCTTGCGATCGCTAAGCCAGCAAGTAGCAATTTCACTTGTGCGATCGCGCGAATTATCAAGTATTACCCAGCGCAAAGATTTTGAAGAAGCTTTACAGCGTAGTAACTCACTTTTAAAAGCTCAGCGTGAAACCTCATTTGATGGAGTTTTGGCAGTAGACGAGCAAGGACGGATTGTTAGCTATAACAATCAATTTTGTGAATTATGGCAAATTCCTGATTCAGTTCTGCAATCTGTGGAGTATGGAGGATTACTCAGCCTTTTACAACATCATCTGCAATTACCCGATGGATTAGTTGAAGCTCTTGAAAATGCCTATGATTCTCCTGAGAAGTATACTCAACGCGAGATTTACCTTGCCGATCGTCGCGTGATTGATTGCTATTCAGGACAGGTACATTCTCCTGAAGGCAAATTTTATGGGATGGTGTGGTACTTTCGCGATGTGACAGAACGTATTTGCATATTGCAAGAACTCCGCGCAGAACAAGAGCGCTCTGAGCGTTTATTACTAAACATGTTGCCTGAAAAGATTGCCAAAAAGCTCAAGCATAGTCGTGCCTCAATGGCAGATGGCTTTGAAGAAGTATCAGTTTTATTTGCTGATATTGTTGGCTTCACTGAATTATCCAGTCACATGTCGCCTGTACAACTTGTCGGTCTGCTCAATCGTATTTTTTCGATGTTTGATAGCTTGTGTGATCATTACAAACTCGAAAAAATCAAAACCATTGGTGATGCCTATATGGTGGTGAGTGGATTGCCTGAGCCAAGAGCCGATCATGCCGCTGCGATCGCCAGTATGGCTCTCGATATGCAAAAGTCTATCTCTCAAGTTAAGTCACGGGAAGGCATCCAAATCTCGATGCGGATTGGCATTAATTCAGGTCCAGTAATTGCTGGAGTGATTGGAACGAAGAAATTTATTTACGATCTATGGGGTGATACTGTCAACGTTGCGAGTCGGATGGAATCATTGGGCTCACCGAAGGCAATACAGGTTACTGAAGAGACATACTCACGTTTACGCGACCAATTTAATTTTGAGCAGCGTGGCTTGATTCCAGTAAAAGGAAAAGGTGAAATGATGACCTATTGGCTAGTAGGCAAGGTTAATTAA
- the proB gene encoding glutamate 5-kinase, producing the protein MQPQIIVIKIGTSSLSHPESGDLQLATIAKLVEAIVHLRRDGHSVVLVSSGAVGIGCGRLGLKQRPRKISKKQAVAAVGQGRLIRIYDDFFGSLQQPVAQVLLTRGNLIQRQHYMNVHATFHELLEMGVVPIVNENDTVAVDELKFGDNDTLSALVASLVEADWLFLLTDVDRLYTDDPRQNPDAKPIEYVEYSELQDLRQAIGEKQALGVQGGGTQWGTGGMTTKLDAARIASAAGVRTVITRGAFPERLSAILNGENFGTQFAAQPKTVNARKRWIAYGMVPLGKLFLDDGAVTAVIGKGRSLLPAGITQVDGKFEANESVSLCDRDGKEIARGISNYSSSDILRILGSQSEDIPKLLGFDGEETVIHRDNLVGL; encoded by the coding sequence ATGCAACCGCAGATCATTGTTATTAAAATTGGCACATCTAGTCTTAGTCATCCCGAATCAGGTGATTTGCAACTAGCGACTATCGCCAAGTTAGTTGAAGCGATCGTGCATTTGCGACGAGATGGACATAGTGTTGTCTTAGTGTCTTCGGGCGCGGTAGGAATTGGCTGCGGAAGACTGGGTCTGAAACAACGTCCCCGCAAAATTTCTAAAAAGCAAGCAGTGGCGGCTGTAGGACAAGGACGATTAATTAGGATTTACGATGACTTTTTTGGTTCATTACAACAGCCTGTTGCTCAAGTTTTATTAACGCGAGGGAATCTGATCCAGCGGCAGCATTACATGAATGTCCATGCGACTTTCCATGAATTGCTAGAGATGGGAGTTGTGCCAATTGTGAATGAGAATGACACGGTTGCAGTTGATGAGTTGAAGTTTGGTGATAACGATACACTTTCAGCTCTGGTTGCTAGTTTGGTCGAAGCAGATTGGTTATTTCTATTAACCGATGTTGATCGCTTATATACTGACGACCCTCGTCAAAATCCTGATGCAAAGCCAATTGAGTATGTAGAATATTCAGAACTACAAGACCTTAGGCAAGCGATCGGTGAGAAGCAGGCACTAGGAGTTCAAGGTGGTGGGACTCAATGGGGAACTGGCGGTATGACCACAAAACTTGATGCAGCCAGAATTGCTTCGGCGGCAGGAGTGCGAACTGTGATTACGCGAGGAGCTTTTCCTGAACGTCTATCAGCAATTCTCAATGGCGAAAACTTTGGCACACAATTTGCGGCTCAGCCCAAAACAGTTAATGCCCGTAAACGTTGGATTGCCTATGGCATGGTTCCTTTAGGCAAGCTATTTTTAGATGACGGAGCCGTGACTGCGGTTATTGGCAAAGGGCGATCGCTATTGCCTGCGGGAATAACCCAAGTAGATGGCAAGTTTGAAGCAAATGAGTCTGTGAGTCTATGCGATCGTGATGGCAAAGAAATTGCCAGAGGCATCTCTAACTACAGTAGCAGTGACATTCTTCGCATTCTCGGCTCCCAATCAGAAGATATCCCTAAATTACTTGGCTTTGATGGCGAAGAAACCGTAATTCATCGTGATAACTTAGTCGGTCTTTAA
- a CDS encoding HD domain-containing protein yields MLFGKSRTYNDPIHGAITLDSNDRTEALLIQLIDTPEFQRLRRIRQLDIAYFTFHGAEGSRFTHSLGVMALTRRAFDTIATKYPYLAIHRTLVLVAALLHDLGHGPYSHASEEVFGSNHETWTLRLLKFRQIAEVLNSFSTELIADLERVFTKKYSVPFIYQLISSQIDCDRLDYLERDSYFTGAKYGQLDLDRILLALRFDPISQNLVIGRKGIVAIEHYLTVRYFMYLQVYNHPKNLAARFLLERIFRRAKLLIATGDHDQIFRDPTMTAWLTQEPQSLTCEEYFASDDTVFTYHMHRWRDSSDRTLADLCRRFLDRDLFRATDISHLDDIQQQESLDSWREKLISQGLDPKYYCGIRVSRTKGYSIYKQGINVQTENGLQDIARLSSLVQAIVQPIQRAWLVHP; encoded by the coding sequence ATGCTCTTTGGCAAGTCACGTACTTATAACGATCCAATACACGGCGCGATAACTCTTGATAGTAATGATCGCACTGAAGCTTTATTAATTCAATTGATTGATACGCCTGAGTTCCAGCGATTGAGGCGGATTCGTCAGTTGGATATTGCTTACTTTACATTTCATGGAGCTGAAGGCTCGCGATTCACACATTCTCTAGGTGTAATGGCATTGACCCGTCGTGCTTTCGACACTATCGCCACTAAATATCCTTACCTTGCAATCCATCGGACATTGGTATTAGTAGCGGCTTTACTCCATGATCTTGGGCATGGCCCCTATAGCCACGCATCGGAAGAAGTTTTTGGGAGTAATCATGAAACATGGACTTTGCGATTGCTAAAGTTCCGCCAAATTGCTGAGGTTCTGAATAGCTTCTCAACCGAGTTAATTGCGGATTTAGAAAGAGTATTTACGAAAAAATATTCCGTGCCATTTATCTATCAGCTAATCTCTAGTCAAATTGATTGCGATCGCCTTGATTATTTAGAACGAGATAGTTATTTCACTGGTGCTAAGTATGGGCAATTGGATCTTGATCGGATTTTACTGGCTTTGCGTTTTGATCCTATTTCTCAAAACTTAGTAATTGGTCGTAAGGGAATTGTCGCGATCGAGCATTATTTGACGGTGCGCTACTTTATGTATTTGCAGGTCTATAATCATCCGAAAAACTTAGCAGCAAGATTTTTATTAGAAAGAATTTTTCGCAGAGCTAAACTCTTAATTGCTACGGGTGATCATGATCAAATATTTAGAGATCCTACGATGACAGCTTGGCTAACTCAAGAGCCACAATCTCTAACATGCGAAGAATATTTTGCTTCCGATGACACAGTTTTTACTTATCACATGCATAGATGGCGAGATAGTAGCGATCGCACACTTGCGGATTTATGCCGTCGCTTTTTAGATCGCGATTTGTTTCGAGCTACAGATATTTCGCATTTGGATGACATTCAGCAACAAGAGAGCCTAGATAGTTGGCGCGAGAAATTAATTTCGCAAGGGCTAGATCCTAAATACTATTGCGGTATTAGAGTGTCTCGAACTAAGGGCTATAGCATTTATAAGCAGGGAATTAATGTCCAGACTGAGAATGGTTTGCAGGATATTGCGCGGTTATCGTCACTAGTACAGGCGATCGTCCAGCCAATTCAGAGAGCATGGCTAGTGCATCCATAA